One segment of Propionispora hippei DSM 15287 DNA contains the following:
- a CDS encoding PTS transporter subunit IIC, producing the protein METLLAGIQQILGLGAKAILPIIICGLGLFFRMKLSDAIKSGLTVGLGFLGLGLIVTLLTTTLEPAVAYYQKLGSGYTIVDIGWAAVGAASWMAPFAALAIPVGLFINLALIKFGAVKTMNIDIWNYMHFLIPGFLTYVLFNSAIAGFLVTILMSVIALFVGDKLAPIWQRYFGLEGTTCTTVNLIAWTFPVALLINKIIDLIPGLNKVDLSIENVNKRLGIIGDPIIIGLFVGGLLGVLTKQGFSGVVTMGIGVAGVMLLMPKMVSIMMEGLSPVGKAANSFMKKKLDKEKELTIGMDVALGLGDPTTITTTVITIPFVILFALILPGVQFFPVGMLTSVCYFAVVCTLASNGNLVRSVISTLTYCVISMYTCAYVAPGATAMLKAAGLTITGLGTDVSVGSPIWGVIIYWFSSVLH; encoded by the coding sequence TTGGAGACACTATTGGCAGGTATTCAGCAAATTCTAGGGTTAGGTGCCAAAGCTATTTTACCAATTATCATCTGCGGATTAGGCCTGTTTTTCAGAATGAAATTAAGTGATGCCATTAAATCAGGTTTAACGGTTGGGTTAGGGTTTCTGGGGTTAGGATTAATTGTAACTTTGTTAACGACTACGTTAGAACCGGCTGTTGCGTATTATCAGAAACTGGGTTCCGGGTATACCATTGTCGATATCGGCTGGGCAGCAGTCGGTGCCGCATCCTGGATGGCTCCTTTTGCTGCGCTGGCAATTCCGGTAGGCCTGTTTATTAATTTGGCACTTATTAAATTCGGTGCAGTAAAAACCATGAATATTGATATATGGAACTACATGCATTTTCTGATTCCGGGCTTTTTAACTTACGTGTTGTTTAATAGTGCTATAGCAGGCTTTTTGGTTACTATTTTGATGTCGGTGATTGCGTTGTTTGTGGGCGATAAATTAGCTCCTATCTGGCAAAGATATTTCGGACTTGAAGGGACTACCTGCACAACTGTTAATTTAATCGCCTGGACATTCCCGGTAGCCCTGCTTATTAATAAGATTATTGACTTAATTCCGGGGTTGAATAAAGTGGACTTGAGCATAGAGAACGTAAATAAAAGACTGGGAATCATCGGTGATCCGATTATTATCGGACTGTTTGTTGGCGGCTTACTCGGTGTATTGACAAAACAGGGTTTCTCCGGTGTTGTCACCATGGGGATCGGTGTTGCCGGGGTCATGCTTTTAATGCCCAAGATGGTTAGTATCATGATGGAAGGCCTGTCACCTGTTGGCAAAGCAGCCAATAGTTTCATGAAGAAAAAGCTGGATAAGGAAAAAGAATTAACTATCGGTATGGACGTGGCGCTTGGTTTGGGTGATCCTACAACCATTACCACAACGGTTATTACGATACCGTTTGTCATTTTGTTTGCTCTGATTCTGCCGGGTGTTCAGTTTTTCCCGGTAGGCATGTTGACCTCCGTTTGCTACTTTGCAGTGGTTTGTACTCTTGCCAGCAATGGTAATTTGGTTAGATCGGTCATTTCGACCCTTACCTATTGCGTTATCTCCATGTATACCTGCGCTTATGTCGCACCCGGAGCTACGGCAATGTTGAAAGCGGCCGGGTTAACTATTACAGGATTGGGCACCGATGTATCGGTGGGTTCACCTATTTGGGGTGTGATTATCTATTGGTTTAGTTCGGTTCTTCATTGA
- a CDS encoding TetR/AcrR family transcriptional regulator has protein sequence MTGQRRDQILDAFMRIVADHGINRTTMRDVAREVGCSVGTIYNEFASREALIDALLERAQQEMDQLLKELSVSCQAPAEMRLRRFMIGFVQAVNLKMQKDRAFTEFVKEIKNFRHIGFKPTDLGKTIKLKVIGILEEILTQGVREGTFEIDNIPLTAKLVREAFTEYLVPFLTLEKTIEDIVEGAQAMMELIIKSIKAT, from the coding sequence GTGACTGGTCAGAGACGTGATCAGATTTTGGATGCTTTCATGCGGATTGTTGCAGATCACGGCATAAATAGAACAACCATGCGCGATGTTGCACGCGAAGTAGGCTGTAGTGTGGGGACAATTTATAATGAGTTTGCCAGCAGAGAAGCCCTAATTGACGCCTTGCTTGAGCGGGCACAACAAGAGATGGATCAGCTATTGAAAGAATTATCGGTGTCTTGCCAGGCTCCTGCGGAAATGCGGCTCCGCCGATTCATGATCGGGTTTGTACAGGCAGTCAATCTCAAAATGCAGAAAGACCGGGCGTTTACCGAATTTGTCAAGGAAATAAAAAATTTCCGCCATATAGGCTTTAAGCCGACAGATTTGGGAAAGACGATAAAATTGAAGGTGATCGGCATTCTTGAAGAAATTCTGACACAGGGTGTCCGGGAGGGCACCTTTGAGATTGATAATATTCCATTGACTGCGAAGCTGGTGAGGGAAGCATTTACCGAATATTTGGTCCCGTTTCTCACGCTTGAAAAAACAATTGAAGACATCGTCGAAGGTGCCCAAGCCATGATGGAGTTGATCATTAAGTCAATTAAGGCAACATAA
- a CDS encoding galactitol-1-phosphate 5-dehydrogenase: MDALKLYGVRDIRFEQAENPVIQSANDVIVKVRAAGICGSDISRYKLLGPYIPGMIWGHEFSGEVIEAGTAVTNVAKGDRVAGCPVVFDGEDYYYKKGEYNRSDFNTAIGAKRPGAFAEYICLPSQNLVPIPDSLSFDAAALMEPSTVVLHGLYRTSLSVGDTVAVVGAGGSLGLLAIQWAKVFGAKKVIAIDIDDAKLAIAKRLGADVIINSLQEDTEAVILQHSEGLKADLVMEAAGSPITASQVFAYAKKGGGVVFLGIPYGDVTVKRYYFEKILRSELTVWGSWSNVSAPFPGKEWSDSVHFFAEGKINTEEIITHRLPLSKGPEVFEKLMERKELFGKVILHP, from the coding sequence ATGGATGCTTTAAAACTGTACGGGGTTCGGGATATCCGGTTTGAACAAGCTGAAAATCCGGTCATTCAGAGTGCGAATGATGTTATTGTGAAAGTTAGGGCAGCAGGGATATGTGGATCGGATATATCCAGATATAAGCTGTTAGGCCCTTATATTCCGGGAATGATTTGGGGCCATGAATTTTCCGGAGAAGTGATTGAGGCAGGGACGGCGGTTACCAATGTCGCAAAGGGCGACAGAGTAGCCGGTTGCCCGGTTGTATTTGACGGAGAAGACTATTATTATAAAAAAGGGGAATATAACCGGAGTGACTTTAATACTGCTATTGGCGCAAAACGTCCGGGTGCCTTTGCGGAATATATCTGCCTGCCTTCGCAAAACCTTGTACCGATTCCTGATTCCCTTTCGTTTGATGCGGCGGCTTTGATGGAGCCTTCCACGGTAGTTCTTCATGGATTATATAGAACTTCCTTGTCGGTGGGGGATACCGTTGCGGTAGTTGGAGCCGGCGGCTCGTTAGGGTTACTTGCCATTCAATGGGCTAAGGTTTTTGGCGCCAAAAAGGTAATAGCTATTGATATTGACGATGCCAAGCTGGCGATAGCCAAAAGACTTGGGGCAGATGTAATTATCAATTCTCTACAGGAAGATACGGAAGCGGTTATTTTACAACATTCCGAGGGATTAAAAGCAGATCTCGTAATGGAGGCTGCAGGATCTCCCATCACGGCTTCCCAGGTATTTGCCTATGCTAAAAAAGGTGGCGGCGTTGTTTTCTTGGGTATTCCTTATGGTGATGTTACGGTCAAGCGATATTATTTTGAAAAAATATTAAGAAGTGAATTAACGGTTTGGGGATCATGGAGTAATGTTTCGGCACCCTTTCCCGGTAAAGAATGGTCTGATAGCGTTCATTTCTTTGCCGAAGGAAAGATTAACACTGAGGAGATCATTACACATCGGTTGCCTTTAAGCAAAGGTCCGGAAGTTTTTGAAAAGTTGATGGAAAGAAAGGAACTGTTTGGCAAAGTTATCCTTCATCCATAA
- a CDS encoding methyl-accepting chemotaxis protein, with translation MNWLNNLKVARKLALLIVVFVTALLCVGGVGYYFLNKTNQAMDRMYNEKITELELINENRVYARRIEGNLFSLMVTTNETENKALADSISENVKLFDANLTKFEQMPIDDKSRADVKEMREILGKYREVRSKVISLASQNKNTEAYALYTQDAKPLADGFMQKLIVVGEETKKSVEEMNIQNHKDFVFANTMFVIVILSSILLGILLGVLITKRITKRLNDVAIFMDTVAKGDFTREVSQQNLNDKSEFGTVSKAVATMNKNVKDLIRQLANTSEQLAASSEELTASAEQSAQASNQVAGSVTEVAQGAEKQLELAHNASSVVLQISNAINQVASNTETVSDSAEKTAMTANNGEEAIKQAVSQMQIIEEKTNATAIVITELEDKSKQIGQIVDVISSISGQTNLLALNAAIEAARAGEAGRGFAVVAEEVRKLAEQSQDAAKQITQLISEVQAKTDSAVTYMNDGKNEVDKGAKIVTVAGQSFGEILTMVKDITGQIHEISDAIEEITSGTQNVVNSVQDIDDESRKAAEQTQTISAATEEQSASVEEIASSSRSLAKMAEELRVAIGKFKI, from the coding sequence ATGAACTGGTTAAATAATCTAAAAGTAGCACGTAAACTTGCCCTGTTAATTGTTGTATTTGTCACTGCCTTATTATGTGTTGGTGGTGTAGGGTATTATTTTTTAAATAAAACCAACCAGGCGATGGATAGAATGTACAACGAAAAAATTACTGAACTTGAGCTTATAAATGAAAACCGTGTGTATGCGAGAAGAATTGAAGGCAACTTGTTTTCGTTAATGGTGACGACCAATGAAACTGAGAATAAAGCATTGGCGGATTCCATTAGTGAGAATGTTAAACTATTTGATGCCAACTTGACTAAATTTGAACAAATGCCAATAGATGACAAAAGCAGGGCGGATGTCAAAGAAATGCGGGAAATATTAGGAAAGTACAGAGAAGTAAGAAGTAAAGTTATTTCTCTTGCCTCACAAAATAAAAATACCGAAGCATATGCTTTATATACTCAGGATGCGAAGCCTTTAGCGGATGGATTTATGCAAAAACTGATCGTAGTAGGCGAAGAGACAAAAAAATCTGTGGAAGAAATGAATATACAAAATCATAAAGATTTTGTATTCGCGAATACTATGTTTGTTATTGTTATTCTTTCATCTATTTTACTTGGAATTTTACTTGGAGTATTGATTACCAAAAGAATTACAAAACGCTTGAATGATGTTGCCATCTTTATGGATACCGTAGCCAAAGGCGACTTTACAAGAGAAGTCTCTCAGCAGAATTTAAATGATAAAAGTGAATTTGGTACTGTATCCAAAGCCGTCGCTACAATGAATAAGAATGTAAAGGATTTAATTAGACAGTTAGCTAATACTTCCGAACAACTGGCAGCTTCTTCTGAGGAACTGACCGCAAGTGCAGAACAATCGGCTCAAGCCTCTAATCAGGTAGCAGGATCAGTAACCGAGGTGGCTCAAGGTGCAGAGAAACAACTAGAGCTAGCTCATAATGCAAGCAGCGTAGTCCTTCAAATTTCTAACGCAATTAATCAGGTTGCGTCAAATACGGAAACAGTTTCCGATTCTGCCGAAAAGACGGCTATGACGGCTAACAATGGAGAAGAAGCGATTAAACAAGCGGTAAGCCAGATGCAGATTATTGAAGAGAAAACCAACGCTACGGCTATTGTAATTACAGAGTTAGAAGATAAATCAAAGCAGATTGGGCAAATTGTCGATGTTATTTCCAGCATTTCAGGGCAAACCAATTTATTGGCTTTAAATGCGGCAATTGAAGCGGCCAGGGCTGGTGAGGCAGGAAGAGGGTTTGCTGTAGTAGCCGAAGAAGTCAGGAAGTTAGCCGAACAGTCTCAGGATGCGGCAAAACAAATTACTCAGTTGATTAGTGAAGTACAGGCAAAGACCGACAGTGCAGTAACCTATATGAATGATGGTAAGAACGAAGTGGATAAAGGGGCTAAGATTGTAACGGTAGCCGGTCAAAGCTTTGGTGAAATTTTGACTATGGTAAAAGACATAACCGGTCAAATACACGAAATCTCTGATGCGATCGAGGAGATTACGAGCGGTACTCAAAATGTTGTTAATTCTGTGCAGGATATTGACGATGAAAGCCGGAAAGCCGCTGAGCAAACTCAGACTATCTCTGCAGCAACGGAAGAACAATCCGCCTCGGTTGAAGAAATTGCATCGTCCAGCAGGAGTTTGGCAAAAATGGCGGAAGAATTACGAGTTGCTATCGGAAAATTTAAAATCTAG
- a CDS encoding PTS sugar transporter subunit IIA, with amino-acid sequence MINRYVYPELIWVNKSFADKEDLFKTVAQSLYNKNFVTETYYESLLAREIKFPTGLDMEDYYVAIPHSECGNIKKEFISVVVLEKPVTMNKMDDPQIELPVEYVFFLGMNNDQDHLKVLKEVITIIQNKHLILEMKKTSSPDQIAGLLTKTQSLSRNIK; translated from the coding sequence ATGATTAATCGATATGTTTATCCGGAGCTTATCTGGGTAAATAAATCATTTGCAGACAAAGAAGATCTATTTAAAACAGTAGCGCAAAGTTTGTACAATAAAAATTTTGTTACGGAAACGTATTATGAAAGTCTCCTCGCACGGGAAATTAAATTTCCTACAGGTTTGGATATGGAAGACTATTACGTAGCCATACCTCACAGTGAATGCGGGAATATAAAAAAGGAATTTATTAGTGTCGTTGTTCTGGAAAAGCCTGTTACGATGAATAAAATGGATGATCCTCAGATCGAGTTGCCGGTGGAATATGTGTTTTTTTTAGGAATGAACAATGATCAGGACCATTTAAAAGTCTTAAAGGAAGTGATAACGATTATTCAAAATAAACATTTGATTTTAGAAATGAAAAAAACTTCATCGCCTGATCAAATTGCCGGCTTATTAACCAAGACTCAGTCTTTGTCCAGGAATATCAAATAA
- a CDS encoding MerR family transcriptional regulator has product MLIKELSLKTGASIRSLRYYETKHLLHANRLDNGYRDYDETAVQKVKIIQLYLSLGLTTEDIVRIIDCPTSLSNRPLCQAAYKLYKTKLEEVNKQMAVLQQVQIRLEERINELEKN; this is encoded by the coding sequence ATGCTGATCAAGGAATTATCTTTAAAAACAGGGGCAAGCATCCGGTCATTGCGATATTATGAAACCAAACATTTACTTCATGCGAACAGGCTTGACAATGGTTATCGTGATTACGACGAAACAGCAGTCCAAAAAGTAAAAATCATTCAGTTGTATTTGAGCCTGGGTTTAACGACAGAGGATATTGTCCGCATTATTGATTGTCCAACTTCGCTTTCAAACAGGCCGTTATGCCAGGCAGCCTATAAGCTTTATAAAACGAAGCTGGAAGAAGTAAATAAGCAGATGGCCGTTTTGCAACAGGTGCAAATTCGTCTGGAGGAGCGCATTAATGAACTTGAAAAGAATTAA
- the hxlA gene encoding 3-hexulose-6-phosphate synthase, with the protein MKLQLAIDELTVEEALTALETLAPYVDIVEVGTPLLIDAGRDAIRQIHKKFPDLKILCDAKIMDAGAYEARLAYEAGAEYVTVLGVTDDLTIKECVNEARKYGKKVMVDMICIPDLAARVPVIEALGVDVIAVHTGVDQQARGRTPLDDLIEIQKHVKSCEVAVAGGINSKTVGQYIARQPDILIVGGGIFKAKNPMEEAGKIRTLMRD; encoded by the coding sequence ATGAAGCTACAATTGGCTATTGATGAGCTTACTGTGGAAGAAGCGCTGACGGCACTGGAGACGTTAGCTCCTTATGTTGACATTGTTGAAGTGGGAACCCCGCTTCTTATAGACGCCGGAAGGGATGCCATCAGACAGATTCATAAGAAATTTCCTGACCTGAAAATTCTATGCGATGCAAAAATCATGGATGCAGGGGCTTATGAGGCGCGCTTGGCCTATGAGGCCGGTGCGGAATATGTAACGGTTTTAGGCGTTACAGATGATTTAACAATAAAAGAGTGTGTGAATGAAGCAAGAAAATATGGAAAAAAGGTCATGGTGGATATGATTTGCATCCCCGATTTGGCTGCACGGGTCCCGGTGATAGAAGCGCTGGGCGTAGACGTCATTGCTGTACACACCGGGGTGGATCAACAGGCCAGGGGAAGAACCCCGCTGGATGATTTGATTGAAATCCAAAAACATGTCAAGTCTTGTGAGGTTGCGGTGGCCGGTGGTATTAATAGCAAAACGGTTGGCCAATATATAGCCCGGCAGCCGGATATTTTAATTGTCGGAGGTGGAATCTTCAAAGCTAAGAATCCTATGGAAGAAGCCGGAAAAATTCGTACACTAATGAGAGATTAA
- a CDS encoding bacteriohemerythrin, translating into MAIAKWKDEYSIGIPEVDKQHMKLFEIVNRIQELLCDEFITDKYDGIVAIITELKEYTIYHFKMEEDYMLKNGYKKFFSHKVLHQDFIEKINAVDYSKIDNEQNKYLNEILYFVCDWLITHILKEDRLLAEM; encoded by the coding sequence ATGGCAATTGCAAAGTGGAAAGATGAATACAGTATTGGTATTCCTGAGGTTGATAAACAACACATGAAATTATTTGAAATTGTGAATCGCATACAAGAGTTACTATGCGACGAATTTATTACCGACAAGTATGATGGCATCGTGGCAATAATAACGGAATTAAAAGAATATACGATTTACCATTTCAAGATGGAAGAAGACTACATGCTAAAGAACGGTTATAAAAAGTTTTTTTCCCATAAGGTGTTGCATCAGGATTTTATAGAAAAGATTAACGCAGTTGATTATTCTAAGATTGATAATGAACAAAACAAATATCTTAATGAGATATTGTATTTTGTCTGTGATTGGCTTATAACACATATTCTAAAAGAGGACAGATTGCTGGCTGAAATGTAA
- a CDS encoding amidohydrolase family protein has protein sequence MIIDSHAHVILPQERQLEMMKQAGVDRTILFATTIHPETAQNLDEFAVELKNLYDILNGRNNPVQARIDSSIELAQTVKSDPEKYVGFGPIPLGLSYEENLEWISQYILANHFKGIGELAPGTGQVGKLEPLFRASHEAGDLPLWVHAFFPLSFADIRELLGLAQAYPTIPLIVGHLGGINWLDTLKAVRDLPQVYLDLSATFTTMAPSFAIQEYPERTLFSSDAPYASPLAARTVLEQIVPDKQVLQEVLGGNIARLLNI, from the coding sequence ATGATTATCGACAGTCACGCGCATGTTATACTGCCGCAGGAGCGGCAACTAGAAATGATGAAGCAGGCAGGCGTAGACCGTACTATTTTATTTGCTACGACTATTCATCCGGAAACGGCACAAAATCTCGATGAGTTTGCAGTTGAATTGAAAAACTTATATGACATTCTAAACGGAAGAAACAATCCGGTCCAGGCAAGAATAGACTCAAGCATTGAGCTGGCGCAAACTGTGAAAAGCGACCCTGAGAAATATGTTGGTTTTGGGCCAATTCCGTTGGGACTGTCTTATGAGGAAAATCTGGAGTGGATCAGTCAATATATTTTAGCAAATCATTTTAAAGGGATTGGTGAACTTGCACCGGGTACAGGACAAGTCGGAAAGTTAGAACCCCTGTTTCGGGCATCTCATGAAGCCGGTGACCTTCCCCTTTGGGTTCATGCCTTTTTCCCTCTGAGCTTTGCTGACATCAGGGAGCTTCTTGGTTTGGCTCAAGCATATCCGACAATTCCTTTGATCGTAGGGCATTTAGGGGGGATAAACTGGTTGGATACACTGAAAGCAGTACGGGATTTGCCCCAGGTTTATCTTGATTTGTCGGCAACTTTTACGACCATGGCGCCGTCGTTTGCTATTCAGGAATATCCTGAACGGACTCTCTTTAGTTCAGACGCTCCCTATGCCTCGCCGCTCGCCGCCCGTACCGTACTGGAACAGATTGTTCCCGACAAGCAGGTTTTACAAGAAGTTCTGGGCGGAAATATTGCCCGATTATTAAATATTTAG
- a CDS encoding methyl-accepting chemotaxis protein, with protein sequence MLRNLKTSVKILSLIILMTLSLLIVGYLGHYATTNMATSLNDMYNNRLLPIQWLNSVRAESRINENLTLAIFLSQDKAKQAVLLKEIGEHKAKVESLLSDYSQAKLDSYEAQTVPQVMEEMKAYRGEWQRALDLAMAGRQAEGYAYFTQNAAGHLESLNKLLDELVEHNSKIAAEEKTANNALAVYNDRLGLAATLVTVLIALGMGWLISRLIAVPLNQMVSQVKQLAAGNLADRQATVVYEDEVGQLSKEVNVMAGHLRNLVVNITQTAEQLAAASEELTAGTDQAAQATEDVTVTIAEVAQDAQEQSNAIEDATNIVMQMSTAIEQIAGNANTVSGAASKTAEAATAGSQSADLVSVQMESIEETVGASAQAVEKLGERSKEIGQIVDTISGIASQTNLLALNAAIEAARAGEQGRGFAVVAEEVRKLAEQAQEAASQIATMIGEVQAETSRAVTAMNEGSQQVKTGAEVVVNAGKGFKEIVSLIDDVSSQVMEISSAIQQLSAGSQQIVTAMRNIDDIGKKSASRTQTVSSAIEEHSASIEEISSSSQELSIMAEKLQGAVHKFKV encoded by the coding sequence ATGTTGCGAAATCTTAAAACATCTGTAAAAATTCTTAGTTTAATTATTCTCATGACACTTTCTTTGCTTATTGTCGGCTACTTAGGTCATTATGCAACGACGAACATGGCCACGAGCCTTAATGATATGTATAACAATCGCTTGCTGCCGATTCAGTGGCTTAACTCGGTGCGAGCAGAAAGCAGAATTAATGAAAATCTCACCTTAGCGATTTTCCTCAGTCAGGATAAAGCCAAACAAGCGGTGCTGCTAAAGGAGATCGGCGAACATAAGGCCAAAGTGGAAAGCCTGCTTAGCGATTATTCCCAGGCAAAGCTGGATTCTTATGAGGCCCAGACGGTGCCCCAGGTAATGGAGGAAATGAAAGCCTATCGGGGTGAATGGCAAAGAGCGCTGGATCTGGCGATGGCAGGGAGGCAGGCGGAAGGTTATGCGTATTTTACGCAAAACGCCGCAGGTCATTTGGAGAGCTTAAATAAGTTGCTGGATGAACTGGTTGAACATAATTCGAAAATCGCAGCAGAGGAAAAAACAGCTAATAATGCTCTTGCGGTGTACAACGACCGTCTTGGCCTGGCTGCAACGCTAGTGACGGTTCTCATCGCCCTGGGAATGGGTTGGCTGATTTCCCGTTTGATCGCTGTCCCGTTAAATCAGATGGTTTCACAAGTAAAGCAGTTGGCGGCCGGAAATCTTGCCGATCGGCAGGCTACGGTAGTATATGAAGATGAAGTCGGCCAACTTAGCAAGGAAGTCAATGTTATGGCGGGGCACTTGCGTAATTTAGTAGTTAATATTACACAGACTGCCGAGCAGTTGGCGGCAGCTTCGGAAGAATTGACGGCTGGCACCGATCAAGCTGCTCAAGCGACGGAAGATGTCACAGTTACCATTGCGGAAGTTGCACAAGACGCACAGGAACAGTCAAATGCCATTGAGGATGCTACTAACATCGTCATGCAAATGTCGACGGCTATTGAACAAATAGCCGGCAATGCCAATACGGTAAGTGGAGCGGCCTCGAAAACCGCTGAAGCTGCCACAGCAGGTTCCCAATCGGCAGATTTGGTATCGGTCCAAATGGAAAGTATTGAAGAAACGGTGGGAGCTTCAGCACAGGCCGTAGAAAAGCTTGGCGAGCGTTCAAAAGAAATAGGGCAGATTGTCGATACTATTTCCGGTATTGCCAGCCAGACCAACCTGTTGGCACTCAACGCAGCTATTGAGGCGGCCCGTGCAGGAGAACAGGGACGAGGTTTTGCCGTGGTCGCCGAAGAAGTGCGTAAACTGGCGGAACAAGCCCAGGAGGCAGCGAGCCAGATTGCTACAATGATCGGTGAAGTCCAGGCCGAAACCAGCAGGGCGGTTACAGCCATGAACGAGGGCAGCCAGCAGGTAAAAACCGGCGCGGAGGTAGTGGTTAACGCCGGGAAGGGCTTTAAAGAAATCGTCTCGCTTATTGATGACGTATCGTCGCAAGTAATGGAAATTTCTTCGGCCATACAGCAGTTGTCAGCGGGTAGTCAGCAGATTGTGACTGCCATGCGTAACATTGATGATATAGGCAAAAAGTCGGCAAGCCGGACGCAAACAGTTTCGTCGGCCATAGAGGAACATTCCGCATCTATAGAGGAAATCTCATCTTCTAGTCAGGAGTTGTCTATTATGGCTGAGAAACTGCAGGGCGCGGTTCACAAATTTAAGGTGTAA
- the rpe gene encoding ribulose-phosphate 3-epimerase, which yields MAKIIPSIFNADIVNLIGDITFLENNHIEVLHVDMMDGNYVPNIAFGPDQIAKIKKNTSLSLDVHLMVNKPERIIDRVIDAGADLISVHYEATPHIHEVVKNIRKRGVKAGIALNPGTSPDVLKYMVEEIDFVLLMSINPGHWNQEFIDTIYQKIKETSDIIADRDIAIEIDGRMNPQRIKKAFDAGASMFVVGSYLFDGDKQKNIFTLQEALNR from the coding sequence ATGGCAAAGATAATTCCTTCTATTTTTAATGCGGATATAGTAAATCTGATTGGTGATATAACCTTTTTGGAAAATAATCATATAGAAGTTTTACATGTGGATATGATGGACGGAAATTATGTGCCCAATATCGCGTTTGGTCCTGATCAAATTGCCAAAATCAAAAAGAATACGTCCCTGAGCCTGGACGTTCATTTGATGGTTAATAAACCGGAACGGATCATTGACAGGGTGATAGATGCCGGCGCAGATTTAATTTCCGTTCATTATGAAGCAACACCGCATATCCATGAAGTGGTGAAAAATATTAGAAAACGGGGAGTTAAAGCAGGCATTGCCCTTAATCCGGGAACTTCGCCAGATGTTTTAAAATACATGGTTGAAGAGATTGACTTCGTTTTGCTTATGTCGATTAATCCGGGACATTGGAATCAGGAGTTTATTGATACTATTTATCAGAAAATCAAAGAAACAAGCGATATCATTGCTGATCGTGATATTGCCATTGAGATTGACGGGCGGATGAATCCGCAAAGAATAAAAAAAGCATTTGATGCAGGTGCATCTATGTTCGTGGTGGGCAGCTATTTATTTGACGGAGATAAGCAGAAAAATATATTCACATTACAAGAGGCACTTAACAGATGA
- a CDS encoding PTS sugar transporter subunit IIB, protein MAKIKILIACGSGIATSTIAADAVKEICRELKIPYEIVKCSMTEIASFEQSVDIIFTTNNYTGKTELPHMSLTGFITGINEDALREKVGKTISDIYKRL, encoded by the coding sequence ATGGCTAAAATTAAAATTTTGATTGCCTGTGGCAGCGGGATTGCCACATCCACGATTGCGGCTGATGCAGTAAAAGAGATCTGCCGGGAGTTAAAGATTCCCTATGAGATTGTTAAGTGCAGCATGACTGAAATTGCTTCTTTCGAACAAAGTGTGGATATTATTTTTACAACCAATAATTATACGGGAAAAACTGAATTGCCTCATATGAGCCTCACCGGTTTTATTACTGGGATTAATGAAGATGCTTTGAGAGAAAAGGTAGGAAAAACGATTTCAGATATTTATAAACGGTTGTAA